In Pyricularia oryzae 70-15 chromosome 2, whole genome shotgun sequence, one genomic interval encodes:
- a CDS encoding WD repeat-containing protein, giving the protein MTQANMASTPSSRLRLTPSNSPFLGRPSRSPIRPQKAAEQPARLSLKRVVGNTCTSPTGLDTVNSCFAYVAGGAVVVVDVQEDQYSQRFYRARPTATPTYGVSPVPHAPSTPNSTPKANDSRNRGPPSDWSDNPSSKTWSQRERIKAATCVSLSRDGRFLAVGETGFAPRVLIFNLQDNSSDIPLVSISEHAFGVAAVAFSKDAKYLASLGSANDGFLYIWRIDQRTGAARLFQQNRCTSSVRGMVWIGNSLVTFGVRHVKAWKVEEQAQATSPSKQKFPGDGSFPVPQYQKPLPGRNVLLGSLLEATFTCAAVISDDKAILCSETGDISILDDSGKQMRLLRVTNVEFPVQCISVCDQTAYVGGKSGQFTTIDVVRLCDDGDCVLGTGKSAEGTLAMGFVGHRLVTTDAKRSIAIWNPGQQPAKEASGTVAVPIPGYSDAIMGVGVLSSPNPSDSAFFTWSGCGKVVLWGSDGSIRSSFEVSVEQPEVLDELEPPNELCIVAASKHGQLFVTADRLGVLKVIDFNTKECLMDTRAHASMCQVVAIYEYEDNSRRAIIASCGRDRTTQLFRRTSTGTFEHFQTLEFAAKVVHVLVPSEDKVITCSMDRTLQIHDLVSKEGDPDSIAAIPSRVITLKGSPSSMVMDDRSVFVSLLDRSVCQYDISTGRLLNTFKCIDEGGAESVVLDSLIYGQPLSTSEPSFLLGVSNTDKSVRIYDSQRGSFLGRDWGHSQAINGVTLLEDEGQTRTVVSVASDGTIMIWALDLSDPIASSMSRDPSPAKEPVLTSSKPTLRKVLSKAELAEFQRPSSSGGRRSPPRTLSRRTSKYGLLATGSRTPTPASQTSPGSSTIVEDSSSRRVSSGSGDSGTTPPPVSPRTRGVCRRPSLPALSTTPPAALASSMLLSGPRKKQSTSSLRSSPALASSSSTSTSPYGFGTLSMATEQTCRTLRAYRKKLAAADTDPQQQPIRPEILAELDAELRLTAAALGDRAIRDSSSTAIHDSLLSGLLDTYSERLVSMLDEKLRLRASLGSPSPEIGTQTVLLGQDTQRSSYSSTSSSDLNIIVT; this is encoded by the coding sequence CGCAAGCAAACATGGCTTCCACGCCCTCGAGTCGCCTCAGGCTAACGCCGTCCAACTCGCCGTTCCTCGGCCGCCCCTCACGCTCACCGATCCGGCCCCAGAAAGCGGCCGAGCAACCAGCCCGATTGTCTCTGAAAAGGGTCGTGGGGAACACCTGCACCTCTCCCACAGGTCTCGACACTGTCAATTCCTGCTTCGCTTATGTTGCAGGTGGCGCTGTCGTGGTTGTCGACGTGCAGGAAGATCAGTACTCTCAGCGATTCTACCGTGCCCGgcccaccgccaccccaacaTACGGAGTGTCGCCGGTACCACACGCACCGTCGACCCCGAACTCCACGCCGAAAGCCAACGACAGCAGGAATAGGGGCCCTCCAAGCGATTGGTCAGACAACCCGTCGTCCAAGACCTGGTCACAACGAGAGCGCATCAAGGCGGCTACGTGCGTCTCGTTAAGTCGGGACGGACGATTCTTAGCCGTCGGCGAAACAGGCTTCGCACCCCGAGTGCTGATTTTCAATCTTCAGGACAATTCGTCCGATATCCCACTAGTATCGATTAGTGAACATGCATTCGGCGTAGCTGCCGTGGCCTTCTCTAAGGATGCCAAGTATTTGGCGTCACTAGGCTCCGCCAATGATGGGTTCCTGTACATCTGGAGGATCGACCAACGTACAGGTGCTGCCAGGCTATTCCAACAGAATAGGTGCACCTCATCAGTTCGTGGCATGGTATGGATTGGCAACAGCCTCGTAACGTTCGGTGTCCGCCATGTTAAGGCATGGAAGGTAGAGGAGCAAGCTCAGGCCACATCTCCTTCCAAACAAAAATTCCCAGGCGATGGGTCATTCCCAGTACCGCAGTACCAAAAACCCCTTCCGGGTCGTAACGTACTGCTTGGCTCGCTTTTGGAAGCAACCTTCACCTGCGCGGCCGTCATCAGTGACGACAAAGCTATTCTCTGCTCAGAAACGGGCGATATATCTATCCTTGACGACTCCGGTAAGCAGATGAGGCTGTTACGGGTCACCAACGTCGAGTTCCCTGTGCAGTGCATCTCAGTCTGTGACCAGACTGCCTATGTCGGCGGCAAGAGTGGCCAGTTTACAACTATCGATGTGGTCAGACTCTGTGATGACGGTGATTGCGTACTCGGAACAGGCAAGTCAGCTGAAGGCACACTAGCAATGGGCTTCGTCGGGCATCGCCTTGTCACTACAGACGCAAAGCGGTCGATAGCCATCTGGAACCCAGGCCAACAGCCTGCGAAGGAGGCATCGGGCACCGTAGCTGTTCCCATCCCTGGCTATAGTGATGCTATTATGGGCGTTGGCGTTCTTTCCAGTCCCAATCCATCTGACTCCGCCTTCTTTACATGGTCCGGGTGCGGCAAGGTTGTCCTCTGGGGCTCAGATGGTTCCATCAGGTCCTCTTTCGAGGTATCTGTCGAGCAACCCGAAGTTCTGGATGAGCTGGAGCCACCAAACGAGCTGTGTATTGTTGCAGCAAGTAAACACGGCCAGCTGTTTGTCACTGCCGACCGACTCGGTGTGTTGAAGGTCATCGACTTCAACACTAAAGAATGCCTGATGGATACCAGAGCACACGCGTCTATGTGCCAGGTAGTGGCGATATACGAGTACGAAGACAACAGCAGGAGGGCCATTATAGCGTCTTGTGGACGTGACAGAACCACACAACTTTTTCGCAGAACATCAACAGGTACCTTTGAGCATTTCCAGACACTGGAGTTCGCCGCAAAGGTGGTTCATGTCCTCGTACCATCAGAGGACAAGGTCATCACCTGTTCCATGGACAGGACCCTACAGATCCATGATCTAGTTTCCAAAGAGGGCGATCCAGACTCAATCGCGGCAATTCCATCCCGGGTCATAACGCTAAAGGGTTCGCCTTCTTCGATGGTCATGGATGACAGGTCTGTCTTCGTTTCACTATTGGACCGGTCCGTATGTCAATATGATATCTCAACCGGCCGTCTTCTCAACACTTTCAAGTGCATTGATGAAGGCGGAGCCGAGTCGGTTGTCCTGGATTCGTTAATCTATGGCCAGCCTCTATCAACCAGCGAGCCATCATTCCTCCTAGGTGTGTCCAATACAGACAAATCGGTGAGGATCTACGACTCGCAGAGAGGTTCGTTCCTGGGTCGCGACTGGGGTCACAGTCAGGCCATAAACGGTGTGACATTACTAGAAGATGAGGGGCAAACCAGGACGGTGGTCAGCGTAGCCTCTGACGGTACAATCATGATTTGGGCGCTTGACCTGAGTGATCCGATAGCTTCATCGATGAGTAGGGATCCATCGCCAGCAAAGGAGCCGGTATTGACGTCAAGTAAGCCTACCCTCAGAAAAGTTCTGTCCAAGGCAGAGTTggccgaattccagcggccTTCGTCCTCGGGAGGACGGCGATCACCACCCAGGACGCTGTCTCGTCGCACCTCAAAATATGGATTGTTGGCCACTGGCTCAAGAACCCCGACGCCAGCGTCTCAAACGTCTCCAGGGAGCAGCACAATTGTCGAAGATTCTTCTTCGAGAAGGGTCTCCTCTGGAAGCGGTGACTCTGGCACCACTCCGCCGCCAGTAAGTCCAAGGACCCGCGGGGTATGTAGGAGACCCTCGCTACCCGCTCTTAGTACAACGCCTCCAGcagccttggcctcgtccATGTTGCTGTCTGGGCCTCGAAAGAAACAAAGTACGAGCAGCTTGCGATCATCGCCTGCTCTAGCGTCGTCTTCATCCACATCAACGTCGCCATATGGCTTCGGAACGCTCAGCATGGCGACAGAACAGACATGTCGCACGTTACGGGCATACCGCAAGAAGCTAGCGGCGGCTGATACGGACCCTCAGCAACAGCCTATCCGCCCAGAGATACTTGCTGAACTGGATGCAGAGCTGCGACTAACCGCAGCGGCCTTGGGAGACCGTGCTATACGTGACAGCAGCTCCACCGCCATTCACGACAGCCTGCTCAGCGGACTTCTGGACACTTACTCAGAGCGTCTGGTCAGTATGCTAGATGAAAAGTTGCGACTACGGGCCAGCCTAGGCTCTCCGTCACCCGAGATTGGAACCCAAACAGTTCTCCTCGGGCAAGATACACAAAGGTCGTCCTACAGCAGTACCAGCAGTAGCGATCTGAACATTATTGTTACCTAA